Below is a window of Elusimicrobiota bacterium DNA.
GAAGGTATCAGCCTTGAATCAGAACGTGTCGGGTTGATCACCTATCACCGCACGGATTCAGTTACTACCGCAACAGTTGCGATTGACGAAGTTAGAGGGTATATCACAAAAAATGTTGGTATCGAATATTTACCTGACCGCCCGGTGCTTTACCAAACAAAATCTAAGACCGCGCAGGAAGCGCATGAAGCTATCCGCCCGACTTCGGTTAATTATGAACCCGAAAAAATTAAGGCGCGGTTATCGCCGGACCAGTACAAACTATATAATCTAATATGGCAACGCTTTGTCGCGTCACAGATGAAGGAAGCGATATTTGACACTACTGCCGTCAATATCGGTGTTTACAACAAAACATCAGGTGTAAAAGACGGTATGTTCCGTGCAACGGGACAGGTTGTCAAATTTGCAGGGTTTCTTAAAGTTTATAATGTTGAAGCTGATGAGGATAATGAAGAAACCGATAAATCCGCGGATGAATCCACGGAAGATACGGCTAAAACCGGGAAAAAGGATAAGTTCAACAAAAAACTGCCTGTACTGGTTAAATCACAGGTACTGAAACAAAAACAGTTATTACCGGAACAACATTTTACGGAACCGCCACCGCGGTATAATGAAGCAAGTATAATTAAGGAACTAGAAAAAAACGGTATTGGCAGGCCATCAACCTACGCAACTATTATCTCAACAATAATTGACCGGAAGTACTGCGAATTACTCAAACGCGCGTTCCACGTGACCGGGCTTGGGGAAGAGGTTAATAAACTAATGGAAGCATCCTTCCCTGATATCGTAGATATAAACTTTACCGCCAATATGGAACAAGACCTTGACAGTATAGCCGAAGGTAAAGACGAATGGACAACGGTACTAAAACGTTTCTACAAGCCTTTCAGTAAAGCTTTGGATATTGCATTAGCCAGCAAGCAAGAAAGAATAGTAGTAGCGCCTACGGAAACTAACGAAAAATGCCCGAAATGCGGGAGTATGATGGTTATCCGTGACGGTAAGTATGGCAAGTTTATGAGCTGCAAAAACTTTCCCGCATGCAGGTACGCTATTGCGATGGACGCTAACGGCAATAAACGGGTACCCATACCGACAAACGAAAAATGTGATGTTTGCGGATTGCCAATGGAAATCATGGAGTACCGTTTTGGCAAGTCTTTACGCTGCACAGGATATCCTAAATGCCAGAACCGTTTTGCGCTAGACAGGGACGGCAACAAAAAAATTAAAACTAAGACCGATATTAAATGCGAAAAATGCGGGTCAATGATGTGGTTAAGGGAAAACAAAAAAGGTAAATTCCTTACATGTTCAGCATTCCCTAAATGCCGTAACCTAAAAAAATACACAGACCCCTCTGCTGTTATTGCAACCACAACAACACCTGAAGCGGCTGCCACTACCACTACTACTAAAAAGAAAGGCCGTAAAAGTAAGAAAGCGGCAAAGTAGGACTGATGGGCGAAAATAACCACCTAAAATATTTTTTGTTATATATTCGTGCTGAAAAAAATTTTTCACCCGCTAGTATCACAGCTTACGAAGAAGATATCACACAGTTCATTGACTACCTCCGGATAAATAACCGCGGGATGGAAGATATTGACCGCCTGCTTATCCGTACATACCTGGCGGTACTCCAACAAAAACAGTATGAACGTTCATCTGTATTACGTAAACTCGCGGCATTACGTTCGTTCTTCCGGTATCTCGTAAAAGAAAATATTGTTAAATCCAACCCGTTTATGTACCTCCCCACCCCAAAACGTAAGCAGTTACTCCCGAAATTCCTGGAAGTAAGCGAAGTTAACCTGTTGATAGACGCGCCGGATACTTCTACGGATATCGGATCGCGTGACCGCGCAATAATTGAACTGTTATACTCTACAGGGATACGGGTAAGCGAACTTGTAGGGTTGAATATGACATCCTTAAACCTATGGTCCGGCACGATGAAGGTTTGGGGTAAACGTTCAAAAGAACGTATCGTTCCCGTAGGCGATATGGCAGTAACCGCGGTGAAGAAGTATTCCGCAGTCCGCGAAAAAATCCTTACCCAACGGGGCATACAAAACGAACCCGCAATGTTTATCAATTTACGGGGACAACGTATCTCCACGCGGTTTATCCGCAAAATTATTGATAAGTACATCACCAAAATATGTTTACACAAAAAAATATCGCCGCATGTATTAAGGCACAGTTTTGCTACGCATTTACTTAACGCCGGGTGCGACCTCCGCGCAGTACAGGAAATGCTTGGGCATGTAAACCTTTCAACCACACAGGTGTATACGCATATTAGCGTCGAACGTATCCGTAAAGTTTATGAAAAAACACATCCCCGAGCGTGATAGACAAAAACATTTTTTTGATGTATAATAAAACCCTTAAATAACTAGTGGGTATTGTGTAGTATTTATATATGAACGAAAAAATTCATTTAATAGTAGAAGAAACTAAGTGCGACCCGAAAGAAGCGCTTCTTGCGTTGGAGATCGCTAAGTATGACGTTGAGAAAGCGTTACATTTGGTCGGTAATATATCAAACCATATTATTGTTATCAAGAGTAAGTTTATAATTAAACCTCAATCGTTATACGGTTTACTCATAATAATATTTGACCTCC
It encodes the following:
- the topA gene encoding type I DNA topoisomerase yields the protein MKLVIVESPTKEKTISKFLPKDYTVKSSFGHVRDLPKSELGVDIANDFKPTYEQVERAKKMIPTLRELASKAETVVLATDYDREGESIAWHLKEELNISEDRIKRITFHEITKSAIIDALKTPRAIDYNLVNAQQARRILDRIVGYKISPVLWQRIKGARSAGRVQSVALRLLANREKEIREFKPEEYWTIKADLLTGTQPEKQDITGFTADLVEYESNKIEKFDIKTEQQAKSAVDKLSPGKFVVDEVTAKEKTKRPAPPFITSTLQQEASRKIGFQSRRTMKIAQELYEGISLESERVGLITYHRTDSVTTATVAIDEVRGYITKNVGIEYLPDRPVLYQTKSKTAQEAHEAIRPTSVNYEPEKIKARLSPDQYKLYNLIWQRFVASQMKEAIFDTTAVNIGVYNKTSGVKDGMFRATGQVVKFAGFLKVYNVEADEDNEETDKSADESTEDTAKTGKKDKFNKKLPVLVKSQVLKQKQLLPEQHFTEPPPRYNEASIIKELEKNGIGRPSTYATIISTIIDRKYCELLKRAFHVTGLGEEVNKLMEASFPDIVDINFTANMEQDLDSIAEGKDEWTTVLKRFYKPFSKALDIALASKQERIVVAPTETNEKCPKCGSMMVIRDGKYGKFMSCKNFPACRYAIAMDANGNKRVPIPTNEKCDVCGLPMEIMEYRFGKSLRCTGYPKCQNRFALDRDGNKKIKTKTDIKCEKCGSMMWLRENKKGKFLTCSAFPKCRNLKKYTDPSAVIATTTTPEAAATTTTTKKKGRKSKKAAK
- the xerA gene encoding site-specific tyrosine recombinase/integron integrase gives rise to the protein MGENNHLKYFLLYIRAEKNFSPASITAYEEDITQFIDYLRINNRGMEDIDRLLIRTYLAVLQQKQYERSSVLRKLAALRSFFRYLVKENIVKSNPFMYLPTPKRKQLLPKFLEVSEVNLLIDAPDTSTDIGSRDRAIIELLYSTGIRVSELVGLNMTSLNLWSGTMKVWGKRSKERIVPVGDMAVTAVKKYSAVREKILTQRGIQNEPAMFINLRGQRISTRFIRKIIDKYITKICLHKKISPHVLRHSFATHLLNAGCDLRAVQEMLGHVNLSTTQVYTHISVERIRKVYEKTHPRA